The DNA sequence TGTGGGTCGGTGAGGAGCTGCATGGCGCGTGCACACTAACCGCCACGGCGGCCAGCAGCCCGGACCTCTTCCATCTGATCGTCCGCCGGACACCCGACCGACAGGGCTCCGACTACTACCGCGACTAACCCCCGGGCCTCGCCCTTTCGTCGCTTCACCCAGCTCTACGATCCGCAGCCTGGCCGACAAGGAGTGAGCCGTTGCACACCTTCACCGTCGACGCCCCCGATGTCTCCACCGCATGGCTCGAAGCATGCGAGCGGCTTGCATCGCTGCCAAAGTCGAGGGCATTCCACACCGTGGTACGCATCGCGAACCCGCTGCAGGAGAACTCGGGCCTGCGCAGCGAGCTCGACCGGCGCCGGGCGGCCCGCACGGATCCGCTCTATCCAATCGACACCGTCGTCAACACCCTCTTCCCCGTCCAGCTCGCCGCGACCTGCGCGACCCATGAGGAACTCGCCGAACGCTACCGAGCTCTGTATCCGCGGCTGCGGAGGGTGAGGCGAAACGCCCATGGCACCTACTTCGGTCGGCTCATCGCCTATCCAGGAGCCGATAAGAAGTCCGAGCCAGTTGACCAGATTGCCCGGGTCATCAGCCGCATGGAGTCGTTGCGTAAGACCGCACGATGGAGCGCCGTTTATGAGGCCGGCACGGCTCACGTTCTAGACACTGAAGCAGCCTACGAAGACGATCCACCCGAATCCGCACCGGAGACTGAAGCCGTCATCCGCGCGGCCGCGCTGGACACTCAGCCGCGAGACTTTCCTTGCCTGAGCCACTGCTCCTTCCAGATGGACGCCTCCACGGATAGCGTCCACCTAGCCGCCTACTACCGCAGCCACTACATGTTCGAGCGCGCCTACGGTAACTACCTCGCGCTCGGCCACCTCTGCGAATGGGTGGCACGCCAGACAGGCTTGAAACCAGGCACGCTGACCGTCATGGCCGGCAGCGCCCGCCTGGACTGCACAAAGACCGAACTTGGCCACCTGCAAGCCGCCACAGCCAACGCACCTCTGTTCGACCTCGGAGCCTAACTTCCGGGGCTCTGCCACAGTAGAAACGTGAGTTGGTCGGCTGAGTTCAGGCTCTCAGCCGACCAGGCCCCACTTCGGCGGGAACCAGGCGCGCAGCGGGGCGACATCATGGCGGTATGACTGCTTGATACGGCTACGTCCGCTGATGCCTGCGATCTCGGGGTGCGCAACTCGGGCATACTTGTCGACTTCGCAGAAGAGGTTCTGGCAGTCAATCAGCTGCAGGGGGCGTCCTTTCAATCCATCGAAAGGAAGCCCCAGACGGGTGAAGTGCTCCTGCTGCGAGTCAGCCATGTAACGGATTACGTCGGCCTCAATGCCGTCGGCCGAACGACCGAAGCACTTGCGGATCCCGTCGCGCGCACCCGGGCCCGGCATGACGAAGTCCATCTCCGAGAAGGGCATCTCGGAGGCATAGTTGAGGTCGATGGTGAACTGATAGGCAAGGAAGGGCCCGAGTGCCGGGTAGGAGAGCAGCACCTCATACACCTCGCGCATCGTCGCTGCACCCAGGACGCGCTCTGCTGCCCGCGTCGCCATCATCATCTCCAACAGCCTCAAGTGGTTGAGATGCTTACGCCTCTCCCCCAGCTGCGGCGGAGGCACGATGTATGCGGCGGAGTAGAGCCGCTGGCTCTTGGCGAACGCTCCCGACAGGACTCGGTCGTAGGCTCCGTAGTCGTAGACATCCCAACGCACTTCGCCGAGTTCTCGGGTCAGTAGCTGCCAGGTTGATTCCTTGTTGAACACCTTGAACAGCAAGGTCCGGAAGAAGACCTCCTCCCATTCCTGAGAACCCTGGTAGATCACGTCGGCGATCAATGTCTGGCTGACGCGGTCGGCAGCCCGGTAGCAGTTGGTGAAGCGGTACTGCGACAGGATCGGGTCGTGAGTCCAAGGCTGAGGTCGGCCGACAAGCCGTCCCTCGTAGACCTCCTGCCGCGCCGAGGCGAAGCGCCAATACGTGTCGAACACCGGTGTCGGCTGCAGCACCCGCCCTGAAACACGCACCACCCTAGGGGCCGTCTCGGCAGGGCCGGAGGTCTGACGGTCTTGCAGCAGCATCACCATGGGCGCAATATATATTCGATATGTGTTGACTGTCACCGAGGGGGAGCTATGGAATTGCTGCGCCAACAGCATCGCCAGGTGACTTCGGTGAGCTGGCCTGGTGTCGTCGACACCAGACTGAACCTACTGGTACGTGCCGCTGCGGCAGCAGGTGAGCGAACCTCTCGTGCCGAGCTGCTGGCCGCATTGGTGACTGCAATCGATGTCGAGCCCGAGCAGTTGGCGGGCATCCTGCACCGTTACCGCCTACTGCCAGCCGACGCGCTCGACGGCGACGGCAATCGCGACGATCTCCCTGTCGTACGCACCCCTGGACCACGCCGCGTCATCCAGCCTTAACGAACGACACCCTTCCAAGTCACGCGCCCGAATCTGGCAGGCCCGCGCGGCGCAGTGAGCAGGCCGGACTTGAAGCGACTCAGGCCGAGCTGGTCGCCGCGCAGGCCGCTTCCGACACCCTCAACTTCGTACAATCATGCGGTATTTGCGGGCCTCTCAGGTGGAGCCCACGAGTTCTGCGGCACGGAGAGTACGCTCCTTCCAGAGCTGCTTGGCCCACACCCCGCCCCCTCTACAGGCCCTGGTTGGCGAACGCCAGGAGGTCTGCCACAGCCGGGAAGACTGAACGTCGGAACTGCTCGGGGAGCGTGCGCCACTGCCCACCGGACCCAGGGCCGAGAAGCCGATGCCGTCGTCCCCGTACCCGACGGCAGCCGGCCCGGCGCCCGCGGCGGGCCGCCCTCAGCCTGTACCTCCTCAATGTCGCCGCGAGGCGAGCCAACCGCCACCGCTACGTCGCCGGCGAGTGAAGTCTGCGGGCCCCACTCCCCCACCTCGGCATCGTCGCCTCCGAGCTGCCGAAGTTCCACCACCTCCGCGACCACGCAACCCGGCCGCCGGACCCCGAGAAGCCGCCGACGGAGCCGCCGGGCCACCTGCTCGCCGCGACACAACACCGCAAGCCGCTGCTCGAGCCGATCGCGCTGTATCGCCGAGAAGGCCTCACTGACGTCCTGTGAGTAGAGCGCGGCCTGCGTCGCACGAAGATGCCGCTCCCCGTTAGGCAGCCTCGGCGAGCGCCTCGAACGACAGGGGGAGAGTCAGCTCCGATTCGAGGGTGAACACCGAGTCCATTACCGTGCGCAAGCGTTGCGGCGCGTCCGGCATCACGTGGGCGTAGGTCTGGTAG is a window from the Streptomyces sp. NBC_01244 genome containing:
- a CDS encoding nucleotide kinase domain-containing protein gives rise to the protein MVMLLQDRQTSGPAETAPRVVRVSGRVLQPTPVFDTYWRFASARQEVYEGRLVGRPQPWTHDPILSQYRFTNCYRAADRVSQTLIADVIYQGSQEWEEVFFRTLLFKVFNKESTWQLLTRELGEVRWDVYDYGAYDRVLSGAFAKSQRLYSAAYIVPPPQLGERRKHLNHLRLLEMMMATRAAERVLGAATMREVYEVLLSYPALGPFLAYQFTIDLNYASEMPFSEMDFVMPGPGARDGIRKCFGRSADGIEADVIRYMADSQQEHFTRLGLPFDGLKGRPLQLIDCQNLFCEVDKYARVAHPEIAGISGRSRIKQSYRHDVAPLRAWFPPKWGLVG